In Ananas comosus cultivar F153 linkage group 14, ASM154086v1, whole genome shotgun sequence, the genomic stretch GGAATTAAGAAGAAAGGCCGGAAAGAGGAGATGCGGGGAGTGAACCGTTCCACAAGGAATGCATTTGTTGGATTTGCCATGTCGTTTATAGAAGTTGGGAATCTGAGGCTGCTGAGGTGGATTCTTCAGCAGAGGGAGTTGTATTCCGGCGTTCTCCGGGGAATTGGAACTGACGATGTTGATACTGTTGTTTATATTCTGTCTGTTATTCGGGATAGGGTTTTAATTGAGGATTCTCTAATCCCTCCTGGCCTAAGAAGTGTTCTTTTTGGAAGTGCCACTCTTGAGCAGCTGAGTTACATATCGGGAAATCCAACAGCTGGTGCTGGTGCTGACATAGCGCATGAAGTTTTGCTTTTGGTATGTACAGATCCGAGGAATGGTTTGATGCCGACCTTGAACTTGAAGGGCAATGAGAAGCGGTTGCTTGATCTCATGAAGAAACTGAAGGCCACAAAAGTCGATTATCATAAGAAGTTGCTTTTGGCTGTTGTTAATAAGAGACCATCTCTTTGTGCAGCATACATGGATGAGTTTCCCTACCATCTTGAACCAAGGATACCCTCTTCTTGGTTAGCTCTTTGTGCtcagcttttttctttttttttttcaatatctgGTAAAAACATACAGACCTTACCTGATGTACAATGTGTTTTGAAGTGTGTAtctgaagttaaaaaatttctGATCTACAATGTGTTTTGAAGTGTGTATctgagttaaaaattttattttactaactCCCTTCATTACACCATAAAATtgtgataaaatttaaatgtttccATCAAAAGGTTGTAGAATGCTCTGTCACGTTGCATAGGTTGAAAATTCTGTTACATTCTGAAGGTGAGGTGTTTAAATCAAATATACTGTAATGCTAAGCAGTGGATTcacaatttttgaaatttgttaTCCATCCCTATGGTTCAGTAAGGTCTGTgcgtttttatttttccttttttagctGTTTTTACTAAGTCTTTTGCAGGGCTTCTGCCATATCCCTTGCAGCAGATATGATATGCTCTGTAAATTGGGATGCCATGATCACCTCTCTCGCCTCTAATTCACATAATCTGCTCGCTGTAAACGATGATGAGTTACAGCAGATCTTGAAGTGCATCATTCCCGCTGCTTGTTCTCGGTTGGTGTTAAATAAGGGTTTGCTCCATTCTGACGATCTTGTGAAGCACGGTACTCTCAGGCTTGTTTTAGAATCAGTCAAATCATTGCATGGTCTAATCAGGGCAATTGAAAAGAGGACTGCTGGCATGAGTATGAACATAATATCTCATACATCTACTGAGGTGGCAGCTAGATTACATTTTCTTTGCGGATTAAGCTGCTCCTTAGAAGTGGATGGGTCTTTGGAAGATGTAATTTATCCTCAAGCGGATAAAATTGGTATGGAGAAATGGATTTCTTTGAAGCAATTTTTTCAGGATGAGGTCAGAGCAGTGCTTCCTGATCCCCAAGTCCTTCTAAAGTTGCTTTCATCAATGAGttgtaaagaaccaaaaaattCGGGCAAGAGCTTAAAGAGATGTTCAAACTTTCCTGGGTTTGTTGCCAAGAAACTGAAAAGTGAAACCACCAATGAGGATATTGATATCATGATTGGTGGAATAGATGCTGAATATACTGATGCTAACGGTACAGAATCTGATAAACAGGATTTGGACTTGGTAAATGATCGCATGGTGACTGTAAAAGACGTATGGGGATCAAAGGAACATAATTTAATTATCAATGAGCCATTGGATGCAGAAGATGTTTTCCAATCGAAGCTGCTAGAGATTCTGACGTTTTATTTGGTAAATACATATCTACTTTGTTGTTTTATGTTATAGTCCATCATCATATATAAACCTGTTTGTGTATaaaccttgtttttttttttttttttttttttttttaatgttgcaGAGGACGATGCCCGTCTCTTTTGATGGTGCATTTGACTTCTTCAGAGTTATACCAGTTAATCCTTTAAGCCTTCCTACGAATCGGCAGGAGTCTTTATTGTCTCTGTTAGTTGAGTATATTGGACAATCTACAGGAAGCTTGGAGTTGGGAAGAATTCCCGAGTCAATGTATAAGCACTTGCAACCACTAATTAATGTCTTGTTATATTCGGGCCTTAAAAACATTTGCAATAAAGCTTACATTTTGGTACGGGCTGCCATGATAAGCTCTGGTGCTTTTGATCAGAACTTTGCTGAGATTGATGCTTGGTTATTTTTCTTACCTTCTTACAAGACACAAAAGCTTGGTGTAGAAAGCCAAGGGGGAGATGCATTCTGTGACCTGTCTTCTGTTGTTGTCTCGTTTCTGTGTGATGGTGTTTCAACAGTGGGAAACAATTTGTACAAGCACCTAGATAATATGCACAGGCTTCTTGCTAATTTAGACTACTTTGAAGGTACGTGACGTCTTCATAAATCGTAACCTTTACAAAAGAGAGATTGCTCATTTTCTATCTCGTTTTCTAGTGTTTATCTAGTTATGTTTATAATAGTATGCTCATTTTTCTGTCTTTTTTTCTAATGTAATGTTTATCTAGTTATGCGGCAGTTTTGCATTTCTTAATTGTTTTTGTTATGCTGACATGAAAACCATGGGTGTGCTTTGATGTTTGATGTTGTTTATATACCATGTTTTTAATGTAATTAAGGTGCAAGTAGTAACCAGCAGTTAACATGGCCATTAAACTACAAAGTTTGTTCTGGTAATTTTTTCCTTTACATCGGCAATTTTTCTGTGCAAAATGTATTTTCTCTCTAAATCCCTTCCCTTAGAATATTTTCTAGTTAATTTCCTACATCAACCAACTTAGCAAAATTTGACTCAGTTCGAATAGCATCTGGTGCAAGATTGTCTTCTTGCTGAAAACAATTTGTATTGCTccagcagtttttttttttgctttgttgAACAACAAATGTGACTGCTCTCTACTGTTGGAAATCTCTTCTGCATTATATGCACTGCAGCCACCGCTTGTACCtattgtaacttttttttttcaaatttttgactCATCTAACATAATTTATTCATTGGAAGATTTGTTTTAGTCTTGCTGTTAGTATAACCTCTCCGTAGTTTTCTATCTTTTAACAGGGCAACATTCAGCAATTAATTTGTAACTCCATTTGTTATATGTTCTGTAGATGATTCCCCTGGTTTCAGTCCTCTCATTTTATGCATCCTACAGAAGTGCCTCAGGCTACTTGATTCAGATTCTAGAACATTTAAGTTATATGAAAGATCTGTAATCTCTTTATATGTGTCCAATACATTAAGCTTAATTATGCAGTCTCAGGTATGCAGATTTTTCATTCCTTTTAGCAAATTGTTCTATACAACTTCTTGTGAGTATAACATTATTTATTACCATCTGACAGGTAAACACAAGTATATTGCCTGCTCTGATAAATTTGGTGTtaactgaaaaattaaaagataaattatcaGAGAATGAGGATTTTGAGATTTCTCTTTGTGAATGGAGGCCTCTAAAGAATCTGCTATGTTTTGCACGGAGCATTTTGAACCCACAGAGCTGCAACCTCTTTTCTGAATCAGATAATACTACTGAAGGACATCAAAGCTCTCTCTTCTCTGTACTTAGCAAGGTACAGGAATTTCTAGATCAGGGGCATGCCAATGTGCTGGCTGAGACAGGTACTGCACTTGCATTTTCAGTACTATGTGCCACTCCTGAGGATGTGTTGGAAAATTTCCCTTTGCTTCTTACTGTCACCAAACGTTATTTCAATTCATATCTTCCTTTCCTCTCATCAATATTTTTCCTAGAACCAGAATATCTTGCCAAAGCTTCAATTCGATGGCCAGATATGTTCTCCTCTGCTTTTAGGATGATCAAGGgtgaatttttgaattattgCTGTGCCAATAATGCCCTTAACTCGAACAATTCTTTCCTCAAAGAATCAGCTGCTGCTGCGCTTAGTCAATTTTTATGTAATGCTTCATTTTATGCACTATTTTCTTCGCTCTTTAGCTTTGGCTGCTGCACGACACATGCAAGTAGAAAGGAAGAAATCTCCCATTCAGTTGAAATACTAGATTTGCTCAAAGTAAAGATTTCTGAAGGCTCAGGTAATGATTTATTATCATTCCTGAGATATACCCTGTTTTGGACCTACCAGATACTGTCAACCTATATTGCGAAGCCATCTAATCCTCTCAAAGAACTTCTTCAAATGTGCTTTAGCATCGTTGATTATATATTGGACAGCATTCTGCTACTGACTGCCGATAGTACAGAATCAAAATCTTTGGGAACATCTTCTCCTACAAAGCATATTCATGATGCTGTTGACTTCATTTTCCATCACCCAATAATTGACTTGCTGCTGTCCTGCCCTTTGTCCTATAATGAGAATTCTGCAGAGGAAAGACTTGGTGGTCAGGATGATGCAATGAAAATTTTCTCAAAAGAATATCTTCGTCCTGTGGACTGgattatgttgaaatttttgagtAAGCTAtttgattttttgttaaatGTGGGAAATCGGGAAATTTATGCTTCTGAGAATTATGTACAGTTACTTGGATCAATCATTAAGGCTCCAATGCTCATGATTCAAAAGATATTGTTGATATTCAAGCAGAAGTTTGAACTCTGCTACGAGAAGAGAAATTTCCTACCTCTACTCCCTGAATTTTCGATATTATCTGCTTTGATACAGTTTGTATCTCCTTTTGAGCTTCTGGAACTAGCACATTGGATGTTCTCTAAATTGGAGGCTGGTGTTTCTGGTAGCCCATCTGAATTCACTTCTGCTGCATTTGTATGTCTATACATTGCTGATGCTGCGATGGAAATGCTACATGGTTACCTAAAACAACCTGAACTGACATCAAAACCTTATCACTTTTGGGAtgtaaaaattgacaattttgatgCCACCATTTTTCAAAGAGTTCATTGTAAGATTCTTCATTTTGCGAAATGCTTGAAGCTAGAATTTGCAGATAAATTTTTGCTGAAGACTGTTGATCGCTTCTATAGTCAGAGATATGTGGGATCCAGCTCTGCTGTTCTTTCTTTCTGTATGTCATTATCTACAATGACCATTAACAGTCCCATGAATCTGCTTCTGCATTGCTTTTTTCCAACAAGTAAGATCAAGGCAAGAATACTCCAATTGCTTATTGAAATAAGCCCCATTCATATGGACCTTTTTGGGCGGTTATTCTTGGGTATCTTAAGCAATGACTCATCTATTTTGAGTCTTTTAAAAGGCTATGTCTTCTCTGCGGATGATTTTCTGCTTCTGTTACCTGCTGCTTTATCGTACTTTTCATCTAATTCTCATATAGATAAGCAGGATCTAGAATGCTCTGCATTTATACCCAATTTTTATTCGAGAACACTTTTAAATGGGTTTTCTAGCTGGAAGAACTGTGTCTCTCGGAGCATATTTGAGGAAGAATACGGTGAATCTGTGCCTGCTTCATTTGAAGATTTTCAGAAATTTTGTAACAGCACCCTTCTAGGACAGGCAATTATTATGTTGCACcacttttttatcttaaatggGAAGTCCCTGAGTAAAAGGCACCGTCTTGAAATATTTGATTCTATATGTCCACCTTCAGATGAATTATTAGACTTTGGTCGCAAGCAAGTCAGTTCTAGTCCATTTAATAAGACTTTAAAACTTATCAATGAAGTTTTTGCCAAGATATCACTTTTGAGGTTATTGTTATCTCCTCCTGAAATGGAGGGAGGAAGCATTGAGATGACCAAGGAGATTAAAACCAAACGATTTAATCATGCAAAAGAAAGGTTTATTAACATCTTGGTGAAATCATTGGATCAGATTGTTACAAATTTCCCTAGAAAGGCAAATAACACGGATTCTTGCACAGCTAACACCTGTAAAGTTGTTGGTTtcttagaatattttattttgagaaatatCATTCAGTTGTCTGTAGAGATTCAAAGTTACCTGACCCAGTTGAAGTCAATTCCATTTCTATATCCTTTTATCAGATCTTCTCTCCTTCATAGATTTGAGGATCCTGTTACAATAAGAGCAATTCGATGCATTCTTGTTGCACTTTCTGCTGGGAGATTTTCTGCTGCCGAAATTCTTGAACTCTTGCTAGGGCACTCTCAGTTTGTACCTATACTTATCAGCAACGGTTCTGTTTCTTTTTCATCTACTTTGGCTTCCACCGGGACATTGCTGCAGCCAGTACCTAGTATTTTGAAAACAATCGATGCCTCAGTTACCGAAGTCTCTAGCAAAGAGAGTTATAATAATTATTGCGTCTCAGACAGGAGAAAGATTGAACATATTAGATTACTTAGGGTACTCTATCATCTCAAGAACAGACAGCAGAGTGGTGGTAACTCAAATCTCAATGTGATGGATTCAAAAGAACTGATTTCTTTGCTTTTATCTGTCTATGGTGCGACACTTGGTGAAATAGATTTGGAGATACTTCATCTCATGAATGAAATAGAGTCATATGAGGGTTCAGAGTATGAAAAAATTGCTGAAATGGATTATTTGTGGGGAAGTGCTGCCTTTAAAGTCAGAAAAGAGTTAATATTTGACTCTTCAGTTTCCAACAGCCAGAATGCTGCAAATGAAACAACTGAGGAAAGACGCAAAGTGTTTTTCAGAGAGAATATGCCAGTTGATTCAAAAGTCTGCGCGATGACAGCTCTCCAGTTTTGCTATGATAGATGCTCAATGATTGCTCCGTTATCACTGGATAAGCTTCTTGACGATAAGTTTACTGAAATTTCAAAGGTACAAATTGACATATAGACTCTTCTGTTCTTATCTGGCTAGcataaaatgtatggatagtcctATACAATCCCAAAAGTCTGGCTTAGTTTCTTAACTTTTCTCTTGAATGCTTTAGTCCATGAACTTCTACATATATTGCAATTCCATCTTTGTTTCGAGTACACTGCTACAAGGAAGTCATTTTACAAATGAGTTAAAAGTGCTCATTTAATAGGATAAACAAAGATTTTTTTATGGTTAGGGATTAACTTGCAATATTTGACAGATTATGGGTAAAGTGTTTAAGTGAAAAGTTCAGGGGACTAAGTTGCAATATCAGGATAGGTACAGGGCCTGTTCCATACGTTTTAACTTTTATGGTTTTTACTGCTC encodes the following:
- the LOC109720839 gene encoding uncharacterized protein LOC109720839 isoform X3, with protein sequence MEDDERIHEGDLDEAQHGLSPLDIHGEVPHDGEGLEDEHKEEEEEEERELEAGGEELKPSIGFSHRAKIIQILKNLHSPEVKIYSESSKEFIGLLRGDLGGSILREFIILSPKCSELAESWRLQKGKPGVAHILSLFSAIFEHQEGKSQIGGIRRSLDNFARLIFAEGIDDIYGELNSQEARRQSAALNLLASIVRRGIGLASEVAKCFDFKLPVLSKLSGIKKKGRKEEMRGVNRSTRNAFVGFAMSFIEVGNLRLLRWILQQRELYSGVLRGIGTDDVDTVVYILSVIRDRVLIEDSLIPPGLRSVLFGSATLEQLSYISGNPTAGAGADIAHEVLLLVCTDPRNGLMPTLNLKGNEKRLLDLMKKLKATKVDYHKKLLLAVVNKRPSLCAAYMDEFPYHLEPRIPSSWASAISLAADMICSVNWDAMITSLASNSHNLLAVNDDELQQILKCIIPAACSRLVLNKGLLHSDDLVKHGTLRLVLESVKSLHGLIRAIEKRTAGMSMNIISHTSTEVAARLHFLCGLSCSLEVDGSLEDVIYPQADKIGMEKWISLKQFFQDEVRAVLPDPQVLLKLLSSMSCKEPKNSGKSLKRCSNFPGFVAKKLKSETTNEDIDIMIGGIDAEYTDANGTESDKQDLDLVNDRMVTVKDVWGSKEHNLIINEPLDAEDVFQSKLLEILTFYLRTMPVSFDGAFDFFRVIPVNPLSLPTNRQESLLSLLVEYIGQSTGSLELGRIPESMYKHLQPLINVLLYSGLKNICNKAYILVRAAMISSGAFDQNFAEIDAWLFFLPSYKTQKLGVESQGGDAFCDLSSVVVSFLCDGVSTVGNNLYKHLDNMHRLLANLDYFEDDSPGFSPLILCILQKCLRLLDSDSRTFKLYERSVISLYVSNTLSLIMQSQVNTSILPALINLVLTEKLKDKLSENEDFEISLCEWRPLKNLLCFARSILNPQSCNLFSESDNTTEGHQSSLFSVLSKVQEFLDQGHANVLAETGTALAFSVLCATPEDVLENFPLLLTVTKRYFNSYLPFLSSIFFLEPEYLAKASIRWPDMFSSAFRMIKGEFLNYCCANNALNSNNSFLKESAAAALSQFLCNASFYALFSSLFSFGCCTTHASRKEEISHSVEILDLLKVKISEGSGNDLLSFLRYTLFWTYQILSTYIAKPSNPLKELLQMCFSIVDYILDSILLLTADSTESKSLGTSSPTKHIHDAVDFIFHHPIIDLLLSCPLSYNENSAEERLGGQDDAMKIFSKEYLRPVDWIMLKFLSKLFDFLLNVGNREIYASENYVQLLGSIIKAPMLMIQKILLIFKQKFELCYEKRNFLPLLPEFSILSALIQFVSPFELLELAHWMFSKLEAGVSGSPSEFTSAAFVCLYIADAAMEMLHGYLKQPELTSKPYHFWDVKIDNFDATIFQRVHCKILHFAKCLKLEFADKFLLKTVDRFYSQRYVGSSSAVLSFCMSLSTMTINSPMNLLLHCFFPTSKIKARILQLLIEISPIHMDLFGRLFLGILSNDSSILSLLKGYVFSADDFLLLLPAALSYFSSNSHIDKQDLECSAFIPNFYSRTLLNGFSSWKNCVSRSIFEEEYGESVPASFEDFQKFCNSTLLGQAIIMLHHFFILNGKSLSKRHRLEIFDSICPPSDELLDFGRKQVSSSPFNKTLKLINEVFAKISLLRLLLSPPEMEGGSIEMTKEIKTKRFNHAKERFINILVKSLDQIVTNFPRKANNTDSCTANTCKVVGFLEYFILRNIIQLSVEIQSYLTQLKSIPFLYPFIRSSLLHRFEDPVTIRAIRCILVALSAGRFSAAEILELLLGHSQFVPILISNGSVSFSSTLASTGTLLQPVPSILKTIDASVTEVSSKESYNNYCVSDRRKIEHIRLLRVLYHLKNRQQSGGNSNLNVMDSKELISLLLSVYGATLGEIDLEILHLMNEIESYEGSEYEKIAEMDYLWGSAAFKVRKELIFDSSVSNSQNAANETTEERRKVFFRENMPVDSKVCAMTALQFCYDRCSMIAPLSLDKLLDDKFTEISKMQSQNIGTIQQYDPVFILRFSIHSLLMDYIEPVEFARIGLLAVTLISISSPNEEQRKLGYVSLGRFKQALESSRKSKETLQLQLLLTYLQNGISESWQKIPSIIAIFTAEASFTLLDTTQKQFFTISKFLMHCPGVNLKSVPLFKTLFGNNSIHFKADHLWILQLLYAGLNLYDDAKIYVKNNILEFLLSFYASSLSDPESRILILQIIKKSIKLPSLTHHLLKECGLLPWLSSVISSYGENIDEDKHSSLRILELVLKDKEKLVKAITWAISVSLQLSSSQRSLTNELDRNVLISSKEQQECRISKILRWLTASLILGSMSTVSLQTSTNYVLCRPNPENLQSLLECLIGERDEIAEECSANETLAVIIMYLQQLPRGHNDALNRSVVLALCILLLNTSNPTVKKYLSERCGQVVSLCMKIGCPAETNPAWRWSYYQPWRDLTTYETEMEKMEEDQACRSLLIIFSNALSGAEQFGFPVLSCDDLEHYNLFEWETEMLLRRVRKS
- the LOC109720839 gene encoding uncharacterized protein LOC109720839 isoform X1 — translated: MEDDERIHEGDLDEAQHGLSPLDIHGEVPHDGEGLEDEHKEEEEEEERELEAGGEELKPSIGFSHRAKIIQILKNLHSPEVKIYSESSKEFIGLLRGDLGGSILREFIILSPKCSELAESWRLQKGKPGVAHILSLFSAIFEHQEGKSQIGGIRRSLDNFARLIFAEGIDDIYGELNSQEARRQSAALNLLASIVRRGIGLASEVAKCFDFKLPVLSKLSGIKKKGRKEEMRGVNRSTRNAFVGFAMSFIEVGNLRLLRWILQQRELYSGVLRGIGTDDVDTVVYILSVIRDRVLIEDSLIPPGLRSVLFGSATLEQLSYISGNPTAGAGADIAHEVLLLVCTDPRNGLMPTLNLKGNEKRLLDLMKKLKATKVDYHKKLLLAVVNKRPSLCAAYMDEFPYHLEPRIPSSWASAISLAADMICSVNWDAMITSLASNSHNLLAVNDDELQQILKCIIPAACSRLVLNKGLLHSDDLVKHGTLRLVLESVKSLHGLIRAIEKRTAGMSMNIISHTSTEVAARLHFLCGLSCSLEVDGSLEDVIYPQADKIGMEKWISLKQFFQDEVRAVLPDPQVLLKLLSSMSCKEPKNSGKSLKRCSNFPGFVAKKLKSETTNEDIDIMIGGIDAEYTDANGTESDKQDLDLVNDRMVTVKDVWGSKEHNLIINEPLDAEDVFQSKLLEILTFYLRTMPVSFDGAFDFFRVIPVNPLSLPTNRQESLLSLLVEYIGQSTGSLELGRIPESMYKHLQPLINVLLYSGLKNICNKAYILVRAAMISSGAFDQNFAEIDAWLFFLPSYKTQKLGVESQGGDAFCDLSSVVVSFLCDGVSTVGNNLYKHLDNMHRLLANLDYFEDDSPGFSPLILCILQKCLRLLDSDSRTFKLYERSVISLYVSNTLSLIMQSQVNTSILPALINLVLTEKLKDKLSENEDFEISLCEWRPLKNLLCFARSILNPQSCNLFSESDNTTEGHQSSLFSVLSKVQEFLDQGHANVLAETGTALAFSVLCATPEDVLENFPLLLTVTKRYFNSYLPFLSSIFFLEPEYLAKASIRWPDMFSSAFRMIKGEFLNYCCANNALNSNNSFLKESAAAALSQFLCNASFYALFSSLFSFGCCTTHASRKEEISHSVEILDLLKVKISEGSGNDLLSFLRYTLFWTYQILSTYIAKPSNPLKELLQMCFSIVDYILDSILLLTADSTESKSLGTSSPTKHIHDAVDFIFHHPIIDLLLSCPLSYNENSAEERLGGQDDAMKIFSKEYLRPVDWIMLKFLSKLFDFLLNVGNREIYASENYVQLLGSIIKAPMLMIQKILLIFKQKFELCYEKRNFLPLLPEFSILSALIQFVSPFELLELAHWMFSKLEAGVSGSPSEFTSAAFVCLYIADAAMEMLHGYLKQPELTSKPYHFWDVKIDNFDATIFQRVHCKILHFAKCLKLEFADKFLLKTVDRFYSQRYVGSSSAVLSFCMSLSTMTINSPMNLLLHCFFPTSKIKARILQLLIEISPIHMDLFGRLFLGILSNDSSILSLLKGYVFSADDFLLLLPAALSYFSSNSHIDKQDLECSAFIPNFYSRTLLNGFSSWKNCVSRSIFEEEYGESVPASFEDFQKFCNSTLLGQAIIMLHHFFILNGKSLSKRHRLEIFDSICPPSDELLDFGRKQVSSSPFNKTLKLINEVFAKISLLRLLLSPPEMEGGSIEMTKEIKTKRFNHAKERFINILVKSLDQIVTNFPRKANNTDSCTANTCKVVGFLEYFILRNIIQLSVEIQSYLTQLKSIPFLYPFIRSSLLHRFEDPVTIRAIRCILVALSAGRFSAAEILELLLGHSQFVPILISNGSVSFSSTLASTGTLLQPVPSILKTIDASVTEVSSKESYNNYCVSDRRKIEHIRLLRVLYHLKNRQQSGGNSNLNVMDSKELISLLLSVYGATLGEIDLEILHLMNEIESYEGSEYEKIAEMDYLWGSAAFKVRKELIFDSSVSNSQNAANETTEERRKVFFRENMPVDSKVCAMTALQFCYDRCSMIAPLSLDKLLDDKFTEISKMQSQNIGTIQQYDPVFILRFSIHSLLMDYIEPVEFARIGLLAVTLISISSPNEEQRKLGYVSLGRFKQALESSRKSKETLQLQLLLTYLQNGISESWQKIPSIIAIFTAEASFTLLDTTQKQFFTISKFLMHCPGVNLKSVPLFKTLFGNNSIHFKADHLWILQLLYAGLNLYDDAKIYVKNNILEFLLSFYASSLSDPESRILILQIIKKSIKLPSLTHHLLKECGLLPWLSSVISSYGENIDEDKHSSLRILELVLKIINEAISSRPIMEWLQEFGLEQLSDITSNVYLLFVRALKLLKENVLLLNSMLCVIVSTLRLSQKRKIYQPHFTLSLNSLVQLCQAVNAELSSRNFNVVIELGVDAILMSTPVPVISHMDKEKLVKAITWAISVSLQLSSSQRSLTNELDRNVLISSKEQQECRISKILRWLTASLILGSMSTVSLQTSTNYVLCRPNPENLQSLLECLIGERDEIAEECSANETLAVIIMYLQQLPRGHNDALNRSVVLALCILLLNTSNPTVKKYLSERCGQVVSLCMKIGCPAETNPAWRWSYYQPWRDLTTYETEMEKMEEDQACRSLLIIFSNALSGAEQFGFPVLSCDDLEHYNLFEWETEMLLRRVRKS
- the LOC109720839 gene encoding uncharacterized protein LOC109720839 isoform X2, giving the protein MEDDERIHEGDLDEAQHGLSPLDIHGEVPHDGEGLEDEHKEEEEEEERELEAGGEELKPSIGFSHRAKIIQILKNLHSPEVKIYSESSKEFIGLLRGDLGGSILREFIILSPKCSELAESWRLQKGKPGVAHILSLFSAIFEHQEGKSQIGGIRRSLDNFARLIFAEGIDDIYGELNSQEARRQSAALNLLASIVRRGIGLASEVAKCFDFKLPVLSKLSGIKKKGRKEEMRGVNRSTRNAFVGFAMSFIEVGNLRLLRWILQQRELYSGVLRGIGTDDVDTVVYILSVIRDRVLIEDSLIPPGLRSVLFGSATLEQLSYISGNPTAGAGADIAHEVLLLVCTDPRNGLMPTLNLKGNEKRLLDLMKKLKATKVDYHKKLLLAVVNKRPSLCAAYMDEFPYHLEPRIPSSWASAISLAADMICSVNWDAMITSLASNSHNLLAVNDDELQQILKCIIPAACSRLVLNKGLLHSDDLVKHGTLRLVLESVKSLHGLIRAIEKRTAGMSMNIISHTSTEVAARLHFLCGLSCSLEVDGSLEDVIYPQADKIGMEKWISLKQFFQDEVRAVLPDPQVLLKLLSSMSCKEPKNSGKSLKRCSNFPGFVAKKLKSETTNEDIDIMIGGIDAEYTDANGTESDKQDLDLVNDRMVTVKDVWGSKEHNLIINEPLDAEDVFQSKLLEILTFYLRTMPVSFDGAFDFFRVIPVNPLSLPTNRQESLLSLLVEYIGQSTGSLELGRIPESMYKHLQPLINVLLYSGLKNICNKAYILVRAAMISSGAFDQNFAEIDAWLFFLPSYKTQKLGVESQGGDAFCDLSSVVVSFLCDGVSTVGNNLYKHLDNMHRLLANLDYFEDDSPGFSPLILCILQKCLRLLDSDSRTFKLYERSVISLYVSNTLSLIMQSQVNTSILPALINLVLTEKLKDKLSENEDFEISLCEWRPLKNLLCFARSILNPQSCNLFSESDNTTEGHQSSLFSVLSKVQEFLDQGHANVLAETGTALAFSVLCATPEDVLENFPLLLTVTKRYFNSYLPFLSSIFFLEPEYLAKASIRWPDMFSSAFRMIKGEFLNYCCANNALNSNNSFLKESAAAALSQFLCNASFYALFSSLFSFGCCTTHASRKEEISHSVEILDLLKVKISEGSGNDLLSFLRYTLFWTYQILSTYIAKPSNPLKELLQMCFSIVDYILDSILLLTADSTESKSLGTSSPTKHIHDAVDFIFHHPIIDLLLSCPLSYNENSAEERLGGQDDAMKIFSKEYLRPVDWIMLKFLSKLFDFLLNVGNREIYASENYVQLLGSIIKAPMLMIQKILLIFKQKFELCYEKRNFLPLLPEFSILSALIQFVSPFELLELAHWMFSKLEAGVSGSPSEFTSAAFVCLYIADAAMEMLHGYLKQPELTSKPYHFWDVKIDNFDATIFQRVHCKILHFAKCLKLEFADKFLLKTVDRFYSQRYVGSSSAVLSFCMSLSTMTINSPMNLLLHCFFPTSKIKARILQLLIEISPIHMDLFGRLFLGILSNDSSILSLLKGYVFSADDFLLLLPAALSYFSSNSHIDKQDLECSAFIPNFYSRTLLNGFSSWKNCVSRSIFEEEYGESVPASFEDFQKFCNSTLLGQAIIMLHHFFILNGKSLSKRHRLEIFDSICPPSDELLDFGRKQVSSSPFNKTLKLINEVFAKISLLRLLLSPPEMEGGSIEMTKEIKTKRFNHAKERFINILVKSLDQIVTNFPRKANNTDSCTANTCKVVGFLEYFILRNIIQLSVEIQSYLTQLKSIPFLYPFIRSSLLHRFEDPVTIRAIRCILVALSAGRFSAAEILELLLGHSQFVPILISNGSVSFSSTLASTGTLLQPVPSILKTIDASVTEVSSKESYNNYCVSDRRKIEHIRLLRVLYHLKNRQQSGGNSNLNVMDSKELISLLLSVYGATLGEIDLEILHLMNEIESYEGSEYEKIAEMDYLWGSAAFKVRKELIFDSSVSNSQNAANETTEERRKVFFRENMPVDSKVCAMTALQFCYDRCSMIAPLSLDKLLDDKFTEISKMQSQNIGTIQQYDPVFILRFSIHSLLMDYIEPVEFARIGLLAVTLISISSPNEEQRKLGYVSLGRFKQALESSRKSKETLQLQLLLTYLQNGISESWQKIPSIIAIFTAEASFTLLDTTQKQFFTISKFLMHCPGVNLKSVPLFKTLFGNNSIHFKADHLWILQLLYAGLNLYDDAKIYVKNNILEFLLSFYASSLSDPESRILILQIIKKSIKLPSLTHHLLKECGLLPWLSSVISSYGENIDEDKHSSLRILELVLKIINEAISSRPIMEWLQEFGLEQLSDITSNVYLLFVRALKLLKENVLLLNSMLCVIVSTLRLSQKRKIYQPHFTLSLNSLVQLCQAVNAELSSRNFNVVIELGVDAILMSTPVPVISHMDKEKLVKAITWAISVSLQLSSSQRSLTNELDRNVLISSKEQQECRISKILRWLTASLILGSMSTVSLQTSTNYVLCRPNPENLQSLLECLIGERDEIAEECSANETLAVIIMYLQQLPRGHNDALNRSVVLALCILLLNTSNPTVKKYLSERCGQVVSLCMKIGCPAETNPAWRWSYYQPWRDLTTYETEMEKMEEDQACRSLLIIFSNALSGAEQFGFPVLSCDDLEHYNLFEWETEMLLRRKYL